From Quercus lobata isolate SW786 chromosome 11, ValleyOak3.0 Primary Assembly, whole genome shotgun sequence:
CCCATGGCTTCTAAGGTACTCAGGACTATGAGGTTGAGTAATGGCCCAGTGTCTACCAATGCTTTTCTGATTTGGACACCGCTTATgctggccattagataaaggggtctacaATAATCTGGATGCTTAACTTCCATGTCTTCATCGGTGAAGGTTACTGCATTGGTTATCTCCAAATAAGCTCAATTGGCATGAGATTCTGTCGTGAAACATTCTACTCTTGAATCTGCTGCTATACTCACGAGGGATTATGTGGCCATCCTTCTTACTTTTGGCCCAAATCCCAACTGATTAAATAGTGTTCTGAATTTAGGGTTTTTCTGAAAGGTCTTAACTGTGTTTGgatggaaggatccttcagattcttttgCCTCTATCGGGTTCCCATAGATTACTACAACCACCACTCCCTTTCTCTTGTGGCTGGGTAAAGGGTTCCTTTGCATTTTGAGTTCCTTCTGAGTGAGCTCTAGGGTTCCCTCCCTAAACTTCTTATGAAAGAGCCTACAGAGGGTCCAACAGTCCTTAGTAGAGCGCTTGACATAGTTATGAATCCTGCAAAACAAaaggttcttcctttcttcttcagtaGGTGGCCTGGCTATAGTAAATGGCCTGACAATTCCATCTCCAATCCATTTATCCAAAACAAGATTCAATTCTTCTGCAATACATGGGATCACAAGTCGTTCCTCAGCCATTTTTCCTTTAGGCCTCCTCCTTTTTTCTCCAACTGACGTTGTCATGGCCTGGGGTACTAGCACTCTCTTTATCCTTATAATCTGTGCGGTCCTCCTAGTTCATTGTAGCAGTTTACCAAACTGGGTTATGCATAGATTTTTGAGGTTAAGCCTATAATCAAAGAGCATGTTGGATATGCAGGTCTCCACGAGCTCATTTTCTTCATGGTCTCTATAACAGTCTAGGGAaacatcttcaaatcttttgatgaattggACAGAATCCTCTCTAGGTCTCTATCATACCATTTGAAGGCTTTGGCAAGTGACCTTGTTTTCCCTTGGATAGTACTTTGTGCAAAACCTCTCCATCATCTCATCCTGGGTCTTGatggacccaagcctcagggtgGTGTACCATGTATATGCTCTGTCCACTAAGGACTTAGCAAACTCTCATAGACATAACTTCTTGTCTCCTACGTAGGGGCCCATGGTGTGAATGAACCTACTCACGTGTTCTACAgcacttccatttcttccatCAAAAGGATGGAACTTCGGGGGTTCATTTCCCTTAGGATAAGGCTTGCCAAGGAGTTCTGGTGGGAATGGGAGATCCCGAGAAAATTCCTTGGGGACCCCCAAGAACTTTTCCCTTTCTTGTTCCAATAGGGCATTGATGTCTGCTAGCGTGAGATACTGGGGGTTAGCTCCCCCTCCTACTGCTGACCCTCCCTCTGGTTGGGCTCTATCCTAGTTGACCACAGGGTGGACATTATCCCTAATTTCTTGggtcctgccttctttgaggAGGCGAATCTCATACTACAAATCTTTCAACACTTCTGCCATTCAAGCCACAGGATCTAGCTCCTGCCTTGCGTGCCTCTATCCTGATACAACCTCCTGCTCTACCAGAGGTACCTCGTTCCTCTGTCTAGAGGCCACTTTATTTTCTCCTATGGGCTCAGAGGCCGCAGGTGATGCATTGGTAcctttgttgtttcttggtctTGGAGCTATGCTCTACGAAGGAACTGCTTCTTCCCTCTCCTTTACCtagtccccagtggagtcgccaaaatgtaaAGGTCCTTTTTGGATAGTACCCAGGCCCAAGTAGATACAAAAACCTTGGGTCCTTTTACTTGTTGTTTTAAGGGACTGGGCTTGGCTCACCGTAGCTAAATGGGCTGATTACGAACTAGATGGTGCACAGAGCAGGAATCCTACAACACATACATACtagcaaacaagaaatatatgcATTGAACAGCAAGAAACAGTAAAGGGGCAACGCAATAAAGGAAGACATAAAGTAAATGTTAGGGGTCCTTAAGATACTGTgtaatatttcattaatttctcAATTGTGTAATACATCATGCTCACTAGGACGTAtcacaaggtccaaataagttcaaaaatcacaGACTTAGATGGCTCTTTAGGCCTTTATGACTTgtaaagtttgaatcctttgaatccaagtgtgTTCTCTAGTGGCTGTTTAAGGATATCGAGCAGtatttccctctcttttcttactttctttgaATTCTATCAGAGTTTTCTCAATTATTCTACTCTAATTCACCATTTTTGGATCCCCTTCATTGTTGGCTGCTTCCTCCTTTTATGGCGTCATCCTAGGGTTCCAGGGTACCACTAATTCCCCCTATTTGCTCTCCTAGGTACCAGAACCAATGTTGTGCCAGCAACATTGGTTGCTGGTCCCTTCcttatttctcataattttctcCTTTTGGTGCTTCTTCCCTAAAAGTctcttgctgactttccattcagGGGTGCCCTTAAAGAGCTGACCTTTGGTCCTTCTTCCTTCAAGATCTCTCACCTTTTTCAAATTCAACTTTTGGCTGCCTTTCCtcttgtcatttttcccaatgAGCTGATTCCTTCTTGCCAGGTTGAAAGTTTTCCCAGCTACTTCCTTTCATGGTTCTTCTTTCTGGCTTCCCCGAGGTACCAGCCCCTTGTTCATGAATTGTTGGTTTCCAAGCTTTCTGGTTCCTTTTTGCATCATTGGGTGGCTGATAGGGACGTATCTATTCTCATTTCCTGTGTTTTCTTGGCACTCCTTTTGAGCTGTCTTAATCTCATCCTAGCTTTGCTGCACGTCTCGAGGATCCGGAGCCCCTGGCAATCCCTCGGTATCCCGACCTAGTTCTTACCACTGAACTCCCTAGTGATTTTCTGACCTTGCTGggcttttttcttcttccctttgtttCATGAATTCTAAGGCCTATCCATTCGTGGGTCTGGGTTCTTCCTTAAACCCCCTAATGGAGTTAGGCCtaccatctttttttctttattgcagattcaagtcttttattttcttcatgtAGTTCAACTCCCTATGCCTTTTTGGGCCTTGGTGCAACATTGTGActttttttagacctcaacaacaTACTTCCCAATTAGGCAGTTAAAACCATCTTATTAGTCCATTGAAGACCCATAACTGACCCATAAGTTTGGGGGGATTAatactttgttgttgttgatgcaTACTTTACATGCTTCAACCAATTGGTGCATCTAAGAATGAAGCTCTAGAATATCAATTGGTGTTGCTTCCCTAAATCATTTAGAAACATTATTCTATaactacaaataaattaaacatctagtatctttttatttttattttttggggctAATTTAGAATAGTGTcattaacaatataaacaaaatattaattgtaagttcttaaaaaagaaaaattgtattctAGTGCTTTTAATACCAACACacttaatttttagttttaacatGAATGATGAAACATAGTTATCTTACATGGCAGGATGTGGTACTCTATGACAAACAAATAGACACAGCAATAGTTATAAACATGGAACGTAGGATcgcacgattttacgatcccacctcAATAAAACGTTTAGGATcgtaaaaatggtaggatcgtaTGTAAGATCATTTAGGATTGTAAGATCATATGGGATCCTACTGATTTTACCAATCCTACCAAAAcatcaatttttagttttagtgtttttttttttttttaatgtgataaatttttagttttaatgaagttttaagggttttttttttctatgttatgATAGTATgacttttattcatttttatataattatgttAGCCTAAGTAAATGTTTTCTAGTTATtagttcacttgtaatcaaaataAAGGAATGTTTTATCATTTCCAAATGAAGAATTTATATGGCTTTGCTACCTTTTAAGCtataatattgttaaatttgtGTGATCAATACACTAATTTGTgttttaatattactaaaatgtttttcttatatataattttattaggaGCAAGACTGAAGTACAGTACTTAAGTGTTGTTCTTTAAGTTTCCTTCTTAAGATTCtaccatgtggattttttctcatgagataAAAGTATATTTCTTAGTTAAGTAATCACATGGTTAAATATTAAGAGGAGaacttaaggaacaacacctaaggaATAGCATTTAAGGGACTAcacctaaattttgtcattttattagtatgcttgtatttgtatattgattgattgatttttttgagcatGCTTTATAATTGTTGTTGAGTGGTATAATTTGAATAGTTTAgtataaaactttattttgataTCTTTTGCAGCTTtagtatacaaatatacaatgtCTACATAGATAATaaaatggatgatgatgattaggaCAATGGTTATAAGAACTCTcgaatgaaaataattaaatgttcacttcaccttaatattcatcttacttttagatttcatattttaattaactAGTTTCTATTTGATaacttattttagattttaaacttgaaactttgaaaatattttcatatgtgttgataaatattttagtatttggttgctaattaaataTTGTGAGGGTCCTTTTTGGACAGTACCTAGGcccaagtagaaacaaggatcctAGGCCCTTTAACAAGGATCCTGGACCCTTTACTTGTTGTTTTGATGGATTGGGCTTGGTTTACCGCAGCTAAATGGGGCTGATTACAAACCAAGTTGTGCACAAGTCACATAAAGCTCCTCAAGAcgaaaatgcgattcctcctaagtaagaaaaaaatacaattataagtgttttagtatcataaagTGACCATTTACTCtcacaaaataagtaaaataagtattcataatattcacagtGAAAAAGAGactgaaatagaatatttaaggcttatcttttattgtataaacatttaaaagagttccttcacttggtaccccaAGCGTACTGTCGTGGTACCTCGAACATACTGGGCTTGTAAAAACCCAAAATGCTGATTCTCTGAACTATAcgatctttctccatgcttattatgcaatggagttttgtcctttcTCTTACTTCTATAGGTCTTACATAAGAACACACTATACAATAcacataatttcaaataattgttagtttcttagattaggatatacattttaatacatatacatatatgtaaatgaatttcatgagaatgattcagccacgaggattCTGGCCCAAATTCTCACAAACTTAGTGCTTTTGCGCAAGACTtatgggatttggaactcaagtctaaGTGGCTTTACTTGGGCATTGCCTTCCAAGATAGTTAGGTGAGAATGATTTTTATGGGAGAGAGTGATATCTTATGTATGCATGTTTTGACACATATTTCTTTGGAGGCTAAGTGTATCCAAGGCCCAAATTGAAGTGAGGACCCCGATAAAAAGACTCAGCTCTTAGCTGAGTAAAAGGAAAATTAGCAAGCAagaatatttgtattgaatAACAAGAAAGTAGCAAAGGAAaacaatgtaataaaaaaacacacGAAATAACTGTTAAGGATCCTCTAATCAgtatgaaatatttcattatttttcttaattgtggattacaatgtgctcactaagacgtgttaCAAgatccaaataagttcaaaaattacagacttagatggctatctaagtctctaagacttgcaaaatttgaatttaaatatgtTCTATAATGGCTGTTTTTGGGATACCGGGCTATATTTCcctactttctttgagtttttttcAGAGTTTCTCAATGATTCTGTTGTAATTTTCTATTACTGAATCCCTTTTCAATGTTGGCTGTCTTCCCCTTTCTAGGGTCATTTTAGGGTTCGGGGTACTATTGATTCTCCCTTCTTGGCTCCCTGGGTATCAAAACCCCTGTTATGCCAACCATTCTGATGACAgattctttctctgtttctcatAGTTTTCCTCTTTTAGTCCTGTTTTCCTAAAAGCctcttgctgactttccattctgGGGTGTCCATGGAGAGCCGACTTTCACCCCCTCTTCTTTCAAGGCATGTTACCTTTTAGACTCAACTTTTTGGCTATTCTTCTTGCTGTCATTTTTTCCAAGTGAGCGGAATCCATTCCTACTGGATTGAAGGTTTTCCCAACcttttgttcatgaattgtcaTTCTCCAAGATTTCTGGTTCTTTGTTGCACCACTGAGTGCTTGAGAATGACATATCTATTTTTcgtttcttgtatttcgtggtaccccTTTTGAGCTGTCTCAATTCCACTTTAGCTGTGCTTCACGTCCCGAGGATCCCGAGCCTCTGGCAGCCTCTGAGTATCCCGACCCAATTCTTTCACTAGACTCCCTTTGATTTTCTAATTCTAGCTAGGCTAGGCTTTTTCTTTCCTCCCTTCATTTCATGGACCCTAAGGTCTGTCCCTTAATGGGTCTTGGGCTTCAAATCTTCTGGACTTACCATCCTTTTCCCTTGTGGTGAGCTCAATCcttttaatattactttctaTGAGATTGGCCCATTGTGCTATTTTTTGGGCCTTGGTGTTATGAAATTTTGGTCTtcaacaaatatttatttaattctttagataTATTaagtcaaaacttaaatatatttatttcgTTAGTATAGATGTAACAATGTATGACATGTAAATTGCATCTTATGatacaaatctttttttttttaatgaataaattcacaatttacgtgattattcaacatacaaagtcattatcaatatgtttttactttaaatctaaaaatatatataattttacgATTCACGATCCGATTCTACGATCTACGATCTCACCTATCTCTTACGATCCTAGGTAAGATCCTGATTTTGATAACCTTGGTTACAAATAATATAATCCAATATGCAAGGATCAGGTAAGCTTAAATGCAAGAGAACAAATGCAACATGCTTAACAACCTGGCCACTATAATATTCCACTCTGCTTCTGCTAGTCTAGCCTCTTAACAGACTAGTCTAACCCAGGAGCATCATTCtatttgcaaaaaattgaagaaatcgCTTAGCCTCAAGCTAATTTCAAACcgaaaaggaaaagataaagaaTACAGCTAAACCATCCATAAATTGAACAAACagacaaaacaaacaaaagtcCAAGGCAAAATCTCATTCTCTCTAGTAACCATTTGACATGCTTGGTCCAGGTCCCATTTTCACAGGTCTTGCACGCTTAAACCTGCAAACAAGAAAGCCAGGAAAAGTCAGCTAATTGTCAATAGAAATAAGGTCTTTCAGTACCCAAAGATGAAAGGTAAGAAACCAAAATAAGACACCAAATGCACCCATCATGCCcattaataaaaagtaattttttcatACTGACCGGGAGGGAGAGATTGCTTCAACTTTTCAGCCTTCTCCGCGTCAAACACGCAAAGTGTGTACAGGTACTTGGAGCAACGGACCTTGAACTTGACAACATCCTTGCCCTTCTTGATTTTCACAGAACGTGCATCTTTCCTTCTTGCAGTGAGAAGGAAATCTTTAATCTCATGGATTTGCTTAGGCTGTGTATTGGAACAGATAACAGAAACAATTAGCAAAATAATTGACAAGgcaatcaaataagaaaatgaagagtTGGCAACTTAAGAACAATATAAATCACTTTGAATTGCATCAAAAGAAGGATAATTAGATAACAAAAGATATGGTACAATATCTTACGCCTCTCaggcattcttttttttttttttttataagcacGCCTCTCAAGAATTCATTAGAGCAAGATGTATTAGTAAATATTGCCATGATCAAgacattatttaaattttaaaatcatagTTCTCTGTCAACTTCAAGATAATTTGACACTAAAATTATGACTTCTGTGGTTATGAGTAGAGAACATCCTAAGCCTTTAAGAAGGAAATTAAGATAAGAGTGTAACCATTTCAGCAATCAGACATTGATAccaatacaaaatttagaatcCAACTGAAATAAGGAAGATTTGAATTGTAGAATAAAATTCAAAGCATTAAGAGATAGGTGATGTCTTCTAAATGAAAAACCACAATTTCAACCTATTAGAACGCTCCACTATGTCTAAACCTCAGAATAGGAACAAAAACTAATGCTATCCAGCAGATATATCTAGAAAGATGTAGTAGATAGCACTTGAACTTAATTTCAGATATCCCTGCACCTGCAGACTCATTATACATTCATGTGAAGGGCAGttatatataagaaagaaaaacctCTCTGTATCACTCATCAAGTTTCTTTTTACGTTACCAAGCACCCATCTACATCTATCCAACAAAACAATACAGGGAAATAGAATTGATTAGTCGAAGGATGATGACAAGAAAGTGCGAGGTAACACAAGAGCACGACACAAGCATGTGCCACTTTTCCCTCATTGTCTCGTGCCTGTAACCACAGCACACAAAAGAAGAGCCCCATTGATCAACAAAGAAAGATAATGCGCTATCCTAGGTAGCCAACCCTCGTTCATACATCTGTAAGCATCCACCAACATGTGCCtgcctaaaaaaattaaaacatctaTACAATTTTCCTATAGCACTCTGCTCATTGTAACAGCAATCCTCTACCTAATCCACTACTCCCACTATTTATTGTAATCTCCAGACAGAGTCAAGGTATTCAGATTATCCCAAGAGAATATGTTATCATCTACCCAAACGAAGAATTAATCCGACTAATTTGTTAAGTTTATCTTGCTTATatctagactttttttttttttttttcataaagatATTTTTGGAGCGTCTAAATCAATCACCATTTTTGTAGTTcaatttatgaattttgaaaatttgacctCTGATCTATATCAATCCTAGCTATAGTATTTAAAActtaatctaattttttttttttttttaaactgaaaGAAATTAATGGGTCTGAATCCCACACACAAAATCAGCATGACAAAACTTCCaataaaataaacccaaaacaataACTACTAATCCCAATCAATACCCATGCTTTCATTTTCCACACttcaaatcacaaatcacaaaaaaaaaaaaagaaaaaaaaaaggaacatatCAAACCAAGAACAATATGATAACTGAAACATCATACAacacatattattattatgattgacaaaagaagagaagatAGAGTAGAAAGATACCATGTTGCTGTGAAGTTGGGACTAGGGACGCCGAAATTGAAAACCCTAGTTCGGAGATGGAGACGTTGAGGTTGAGGGAGGCAAATAAAGACACAACGATGGGTATATATAAGCTGGGCTATCTGTTTTTTTGCTTGGGTTGGTGTGGCTTTTCTTGGGCTGAGCTCAATTTGATACATGTGTTAGTGGGCCTCTTTAAATTATTCTCGTATTAGGGTCCGtttgttaaaaactttttttatgaaaacgtttgttaaaaactttaatacgaaaaactaattaaaaaccCGATAAACGAAGAAAGTGAAGATGGTGTTCTTCGAACCACATAGATTGGTATCACAAAATATAACCATTAATGGGTCTAAGAAACTCATCAAACATCatgaacacttttttttttcttttttaatttagacAATTCAAAGATCGTTTCTTGAGctctaaaagtaaaaataaacatttaGTTAGGAATTGAAATAGATATacatttggctaaaaaaaaaaagataaaactaaGCAGTTGTTTGGGATTGGATAATAGTTTATTGCTTATTTTTCTAACTATTTGCAGGTCCCATGTGAGTTACTTTTTTAGGCAAATTACACTTACTCACTGTTGCCTATCTATggtttgaaatttaatattttattcaccTAAGGTTAGCTTAGTTAGAGTTTCATAAcccatttatattaaaaatagggctaaatatgtaattttgctccacttttatatctctctcccccaaaaacacaaaaaacataaaaatacaagattaaataaaataaaaaataacccaGCAGACCACTTGCATCATGGGATTTCAAATTACAGGTAGACAACTTTGTTAACGTATATAGTGTTGTGGGttttaggcccaactagattacttgtataacacacattcttgtactacactcttacttgtactgcacacatatgcctcttatataaaggcactcatgtatattctattattaGTGAAATACAGTACAattattcagtatttctaatATGGTATCAAAGTCATTGCTCTAACTTTCTTATGTCCTATAGTCTTGTCTTTGTTGGTATTTTCCGCTGCCTTGACTTCTTCAGTCAGTAAACTTTTTCCGTGCCCTCTCCTTACTGCTCCACCGCCGTTAGAGGTGCCTAAGGTTGAATCTTCACCGCTAGAAGCTCGATCACCGCCACCAAGATCATTGCCTCCGTTGGATCTTCCACATAGGACCTCCGATTAGAACATAAGACATATCACTGTGTAGATTTTCAGTCGATGTACACAACGTCGCTGGAATCATCATCATTTGACCCTCCACACACCACCATGTGCTGGTCAAGGATCTTGGTAGTTTGTTCCACGCATTTCACGCGCCTTCAGTATTGCTTTGATCATTTCACCGCCGCCGTTATTTGAACCATCTTTCTCCGATCTACATCATCGGAAAAGAATCGGCCTCGTCAAACTACCCACGCGCTCTCACGCGCCACTGAAGAATTCTGTCACGTAGTCTTTACGCGCCTTACGCGCTACACAGGTTGCTGTCCCTACTACTGCTAACGTCATTTATGACGTCACTCTGCCACATTAGCCCTAGCTAACGTCATCTTCCAAGTTGCTGCTAACATCATCTACTGACATCATCTTCCCTTATGTTGACGTCATCGCCCAGTCAGCCTACTAACGTcatccgttgactttgaccaggtttgactgttgactttttgcagtccAAGTGCTCTTTACCTAGTTTTTCacatagatttcatttttgcagtctatttttgca
This genomic window contains:
- the LOC115967594 gene encoding 60S ribosomal protein L38-like gives rise to the protein MPKQIHEIKDFLLTARRKDARSVKIKKGKDVVKFKVRCSKYLYTLCVFDAEKAEKLKQSLPPGLSVQDL